In Sphingomonas phyllosphaerae, one DNA window encodes the following:
- a CDS encoding amidohydrolase family protein, whose protein sequence is MESNPWQAGFALLARHGLSFDLQCYPLQMPAMATLIARHAEVPAIVNHLGMPVLADPDGLGEWRTGLRALAALPNTAIKLSGLGFVARDWTEALVRPLLAETIDLFGPARCLIASGTPTDTLFAPFDRCLGVLAEATAPVSLDERRAMWGRNADRIYRLELGTRLDAAT, encoded by the coding sequence ATGGAAAGCAATCCGTGGCAGGCCGGCTTCGCACTGCTGGCGCGCCATGGCCTTTCGTTCGATCTGCAATGCTACCCCCTTCAGATGCCGGCGATGGCGACGCTGATCGCCCGGCACGCCGAGGTGCCGGCGATCGTCAACCACCTCGGGATGCCGGTGCTCGCCGATCCGGACGGGCTGGGCGAGTGGCGCACCGGCCTTCGCGCGCTGGCCGCCCTGCCCAATACCGCGATCAAGCTCTCCGGGCTCGGCTTCGTCGCACGCGACTGGACCGAGGCGCTCGTCCGCCCCTTGCTGGCGGAGACGATCGACCTGTTCGGCCCGGCGCGCTGCCTGATCGCGAGCGGCACGCCAACCGACACGTTGTTCGCGCCGTTCGATCGCTGCCTGGGCGTGCTGGCCGAGGCTACGGCGCCCGTCTCTCTCGACGAGCGACGCGCGATGTGGGGGCGAAACGCCGACCGCATCTACCGTCTGGAGCTTGGCACCCGGCTCGACGCCGCCACCTGA